Within the Channa argus isolate prfri chromosome 12, Channa argus male v1.0, whole genome shotgun sequence genome, the region agtttgttggtgtgagagaagaggatgcagaggacagagttacatggaggcacatgattcactgtggcgacccctgaaagggaacagccgtaaggaaaagaggaagaagaaatgtaaaagaaaaagcttaaaaaatgttttttagtgtATTATCAGCTAAAATGTACTATACAAATGTACATTATATAGAAATTAACCCTTAGGAGTTTATGATTGACCCACATGATTAGTTTAATGGGAAACATCTTTTGAAATGGTACATTGTGCTAAAatcaaaagtttttaaaaacacaactgcaGACTCCTAAGGTTAAAGTATTTTTCCCTTAATTTATCAAAGGAGGCTTTGGAACTTTTGcaatgatttcttttattttacttttattttttaattttatttcttttgttattttaatataactaTTTCTCTTGCAAATGTGTTGATTTCGTTATGCTTATCTTACCTAAAGATCCTTCAAAACAGTTGACACACAAGTCAATCAGTGACCCAAAGCTTTGTTGTATTGAATGTGTCCAACCAAAACACATGTTGCCAAGTGATAGAAACTTCTTGCAAAATTATGAATCCCTAATGTATATGTGACCAACTCCCTATCACAAATTTCTCCAATCAATCAAAAATCAATCATCTATAAAACATGCTCCTCTTTGTTGCCATTTACAAGTCTGGATAAAACACAAGAGAAACCATTCAGAacgtttttttgtattttcacagtaatttttacagtgttcagcttttctctctgtttacagtttttctcatttgctgaGTCACTTGTGTTCACTCTGAGatcacatttcaaaaaacacatgccaaaaaaGAAGCTCACTCCCCAAACACACtaagaaaactttaaaaaaccctaaaaacatgcacaaaacaaaaatgtttcctcaaaaaaaaaaaaacaacaactaatgaCCAACAAACCGGGTTCACTTCCTGAGTTCAACTCTTGAGTCCTGGAAGATCAGATATTTTGGggaacaaaaatatatttcactatCTATGTAGTTGCAACTCAACATTTATGTTACATGACAACATATTTTCATTACATTCACAGGAAACGTAATGTggttaacattacattttccagGAAAACACTTTCgtgttttcagtttagtttaggaacttaatttttaggagacagggttacTGCACctaaacttttttgagatggtCTGTGATTTACAGTGAAAAGGAGATTTCTTATAGATTTTTTCTTGATTCATTCTTTTTTGTGTattatcaatcaatcaatcacagCTGaacactgcaaataaaaaagtaaaaatacagaaagataaaaataagccaaattaaatgtttatatggaaatataaaacacttttatagatccaaattttacatttgcttCTGTCTGTACTGTAAGTGATCAGTATGAGAATGGGGCTCAACGCGTAGAACAGatgaaattaaatttgtttgtagAATCCATTTTAAACCACTTATTTTGTCCATTTGGTTCCATGGCTGCAGCATGGCCACACTCATTCGTCTTTTTAGGTAAGTCCCAGTTGTCATAGCAGACCGGCTCATCACTGACCCAAAACCACAAATCCAAAGTGCAGGTGTAGCGCAGTCCAATCCACAAATGggttgtttttgctttcttaGCTTCCTCTTGTACCTCTGCCTGTATGTTAGGGGAGGTGATAGAGACCAAGTCATGATACTTTTTTCTGCAGTAATTTAAGGCCTCGTTCCATGTCTTGTCTTGTTTGATCAGAATCACTTTACCTGTCAtagacaaacaaagaaatttaagttacattttaacaatgaatttcaacaagaatttaaaaatgccaTTATTAATATCAAAACAGTATTATTTTAGTCACTGCTTGTGTATTTTTtaccagaaacaacaacaacttaagaaaaaaaagaaaaaagtacactGAAGAGTAGGTTAGTTTATTGGTACTAAGAAAAAActactttattaaaaatgttaaataaattgttttagtagttttaatataaaaaaatcatggAAATGATATAAAACTGGCCCCTGTAACTTTTAAATTGGTGATTGAAGAATTTTGGGTTGGGAGCTGCACACAAGTATATTAGGAATTCATAAATTTGCAAGTAATTTCAATCAgctgggaaaatgtgtttttcttttgtttcttttttaaaaaacaatttattcgACAAAGTTTTGGGTCACtgaataatgtgtgtgttaactgtttAGAACAAGGATGTAAGTGTGTAATTGTTAATACTGTAACGGCCCAGCTAGTCAACCAGTTAAGGGACTAGCATAGTTAGCCCAGGTGCATTATGGGTAAGGGCATGTAGATAGTTCTGTATGTTTAATGTTGAATGTGTGTAACTTGCGTTATGTTACTGAGGGTCTAGGTTTAGATGTTCTGGTTCTGTTAGTGGTTTTTGTTCTGTCAGTGTTGTGTATAGTAGTGGCCCTCGCGGTGACCGGCCCCTGTTTGGCGTGTTCCAAAAATAAACTTCATTATCTCTGGTGACAGGGAGAGCTGTAGAAAGGCAGGAgctgtctgttttattgtttcatgcTAACCAGCTTGAGACACTTGAGGTCGTGTGGTGTATGGGGCACAAGTGCTCTCTCTTCCACCTGTCATTTTGGGAAGTTTGCTCCCATGTTAGCCTGCTAGCGCCCGCTTAGTTTAGCCTTAGCTTCGCCACCTCCCATATTTAGCTCCCCTAGATGTGGGTTGAAGGTGATAATGAAGTGGATCCTAGTTTCATGAATCCTTTCACTTCCAcgctaaaaaatatatttgcaaagAATATTTCTGAAATTGGCAAATTAGGaatatttcaggttttatttgtcagattaTCAAACCTGCTTCAGAAGCAGATCCGCAAGTCAACCAGCTAACTGATTTTTTCTATTGGTTTGGTAaaatttattattgtttcataTAAATCATCACAGAGATTAGAATGCATACTtagatatttttacattacactGTTTTCTAACTAATCATAGATATATATTTTCTAGTCTGTTTTATGCCTTTCaactaaaatatgattgttaGGGTGTTAGGAAATGATatctgaaaatattatttttacctCAACTTTCACATGTATTCCATGTCATTTCTGAGTAACTGCACAGCAAAGTCACTTCCATTtttttcaacagctttcagACAATAATATTTCTTAACAGCATCGCCACCCAGTGGATATAATCAATGTTACATACACTACTCAATGAGGTGAATCAAGATAAGTTTTCAGAGGTTTTACTACAGCAAAATAGCAGCAAAAAAAGGTCAACCGTGCAGTTACAATGTCACTTAAAGGGTTAAATGTAACTATAACTAGCCTTCATATATGCGTAGTTAAAAGTTTCAATCTGAACAGTAGAAGTGAAAAGTAACAGCAGAGCTTGTTCAAAACAGCAGCCTCTCTCTTCATAATGGCTTGTATGCAGCATAAGTAACATTTTGCCATAAGAATCTAATTGAAATGACAGAATAAACATCTTAACTATAgcattatactgtaaatttaatATAGATATCATCTGGAGCAGGTGATCAGACTTTAGGTTAATAGTCTAAGTCtaccacagacagaaaatgtggaCAGTTACAACTTTCACATGCGTAAAATGCGGACCGCTTTGGTCAGCTTGGAGACTAAAGTTTTAATCCAGCAGGATCCTTCATGACGTCCATGATCCTTCATACCATACTTCTTACAGTCAAAGAAAAGGAGCTACAGTCTGCGGTACATTTGGTGGATCAGGATGTGATCATATCCGAAAGTTAGTGTCATAACTCCCCATTAAATAACTCTGCCAGAGTGTGATGTTGATGTACAGAGTGGACTTCCATATGTGATGCCCTGTTGTACTCATAGAGCACTAAACCACACACATCTCATCTTAAGTAGAACACAAATTATCCTGTTGTGAAGTCGTGGCCATTGGATAATCTTTTCTCCCAGATGCCACCGTGGGGGTTACATATGTGGGAACTAAACTATAGATAAATAAGTAACTAAAAATGCAAGAAGACTTTAAATTCAGTTGGATTTTAAGATTGATTCCAGTGCTACTCTTGTCCAGAATCTGAAGTTGATGCTATataaaacttttgttttcacGCATTTTCTGAGAATTTCCCTGTCCACTGTTGATCCATGTTGCTGCCATATAGTCAGTCGCGGGTTTGAACCCTGCCTGCGGAATGGTCTGTAAAGATCACCTAGATCACCTAGATTGAATCCCAGCCCATCCACCAAGTGTGTGGGGGgttgggttaaatgcagagcacAATGTACCACGTATATGTGCTCGATGACAACAATAAAATTCTATTTTGTTCTACAGGAACGATGCTTTATCTTTCCTGCATCTACatcaaatttaaacaatttcttGAAAACTTCTTagccaaaaataacaaaatgttttataggTAACCAATAACACACCTAGCAGGCTGAAAGCACACCTTAGAAAATGGTGCCCCTGTCCCCAAGTTACCACATTGTGCCATAACTTCATACTCTTTACAGCAGAAAACAGCTGAGAAAGCTATTTGCAAAACTCACCACTGTAGCAGATGAAGGGTTTTTTGTTATTACAATCATCAAAGCTCCATTTTCCTGCTTTGTTTAACACAGTCGTAGCACATttcttgtcactttgttttttaaccagATCGTTGGGTGATACATTGTCCCAGTATCTGAAAGAGGAACTACTTCCATCTGACCACCTCCAGGTGTCTCTGAACAGACCGATCCACAACTGATTCCCGACATTAAGCTGGGATTTCACATCATCCAGCTGTTTGAGTCCACTGATCAGGTCTGTGTGATTTACTCTGCAGTAGCTCTGAGCCTGTGGCCAGGTCATCTTCACattgattttattaaattttgtgTTGGAATGCTTTGATTctgtggaaacagaaaaagtggACTTTTATCATCATTAGATTCTTGTTccaaatgtaatgaaattcccTCCAGATGTTCCTGACCTAAGACATTGACACACGACAGacatgaggtcacagtgacattGATCTTTTACCTTTGACCACGAAAAAGCTAATCGTTTTTTCATTTAGTCTCTTTTAGTCGAACTGCTTGGGGATCATTTGAGTGAATTTCCTCcatatgtttttagttattGTGTTCACAAAATTGCAATAGATGGATACGACTGGACaattaaaacaactaaaaaaaacaacaacaatgccTGCAGCCATAGCTGTTGCTGGTGCCAATACAGAAGGTACTGTACCAGCTGGCATTTAAGCACCCTGGCCAAGTCTGTATTGAGTATAAATATATCCAAATAGAAAATATCTGTTAGTTTGCTGTGCTGAACACATTAAAAGCATTATAAGCACATATTCTTACCACTGTAGCACATAAAATTGTGTGAAGAAGTACAAGGGAAATCCTTCCATTTGTTGTTGGTCATAAGTGCACAGTTCTCAGGGTTTCTTTTATAATCGTTTGGTTCTCCTGATTCCCATCTCGTCTGATTTTCATTGAACTCCACTTGTGGCTGAGACCAGTGCCACTTCCTGTTATCGTTTCCTGGGGGGCTGTACAGACCGATCCAGGCACTTTCTTGACTCTGTGTAGATTTAAGGAGTCTCTCCATGTCTGTCATTGTAAACACTGTGGCCAGGTCTATATATTTCTCTTTACATGATTTTTGGGCTTCGTCCCAGGTCTTTCCATCTTTAATAAAGTGGTACTTATAGAGGTGACAAGTGAAAGAGGAACAGTGACCTAAAAACAGAGGACATTGCTGTGGGGGATCTGATATCAAACTAAAGACATGGGAAGTTCAGACACACTCACTACTTAGAAAAACACTTTATCTCCATCAAGCAGTACTGTCTGAGTCCACATACTGTACTACAGTACTTAATTTAATTGTTATTGATAAGATCATGAAAGGAGGAAAATACTAGTAATACAACATTggaatatttataaattatagCATTGcatgaatttttttaaacaaaccactTTTCTGTGAGTGACGGAAAAATCTGATAGATTCAGAAAGGTTTAATGTGCCTttggattttgtatttttgacttAATAAATTTTTACCTTAACAAAGATAGATGATTGAAAAGTCACAGCTGTTTAAATTGAAAATCTGTCTGTAAAATCAGGAATATTGTTGCTAATCAGATGATGAACTTACCCATCAGAATGAGCAGAAACAGACTCAAGTTCATCTTTGCTCtgcattaaacaaacaaaactattgTTTTAGCAGAAATAACCAGTTCTACTCGTTTGGTGAATTACACACTATGTAGCTGTCGGTCCAAGTAAAATAAAGTGAGTCTTTATTTTGCCAAATGcttcacatttgaaaatgttttagcttttgAATATATCTCAGGTAAAACAGGTCATAATTAACACACCACTGTACAGTTttgtgttataaaaataaacaaataatatcaAACCATTGTATTATTAAGTTATATAAAACTATCTAAAGctcttgatttgttttaaatgtcctGCAAATCAAAAAGGTAAATTTACTTAATAATGATTGAATATGAAATAGGATTCATGAATATctacataaacataaatgtgctttttaactTACATctggtgatttttttctgtccttgccttttgctttgatgtttcccCTTTGATGCACAGATGTCAACTGCACACAAGCTTACAGCCCTACACAAATAcgtcagtgtttttttctagCTTCCTGGATGTCAGTATTTGTTTATCTAAATATGAAGGTTTCGCATGACTTTCACAAGCAGATCCATTTATAAGAACAGGATATACATATCAATTGGTAAAAAGGTGAttcaatttaatgaaaaatgccAATGAGAGCGAAAAAAGTAACTTGTGTGGAGAATAAATTTTATGTACTTAATTTAGTACTGAATGGAagttaaacatttctaaattcAGTGATTATTGTACTTTTCATTCTGATGTAGAATTACTTTCCCGCCCCTCCACCTCCAATTATTTGAAGAGGAATGTATGAATTCCGATTCAAAAATTCATTCTCCAAGATATTTAATGAACTCCAGCCTTGTAAAGAAGTACGCTGTGTACCGTATTTGATGTATACAGTTGATTTTTAAACCATATAATTGTTTATCTGATGTTAAGCTTTGTAGCAGCCTCTAAACAAAACCATTTCCCATGAGCCCTTTGTATTTGTGTCACAGATCGACAGAAGACTTAACTAAAAGCAAGGCAATGGCTTATAGTGATTTCAGATAAATCTGCAATAGCAGGATGAAAATAAGGAGATAACGCTGTAGAAGTTTTTGGTCAGTAGAGATTAAAGCTTGAACGTTGGGAATAGTGGGCTGGTGAGCTTTATGGCTGTGGACAAAACCACAATGATCTAAGAACCCACTTGTGCTTCACCCCACACGCCCCCAGTGTCTCAGACTAGAGAGTATTGCTTATATGTTCAtaaatttttaatcatttaattttgGTTGGGtgaatattaacacattttcctGTGCTGGGATAATCTCAGAACTCATGTTTGGCCATGCTGGGATTGAGGTTTCAAGAGACTGTTCTTGCCTCATGGACACAACCCTTTGCAAACTGATCAGAAAGCACAAGAGCAGCGCAGTTGTGTACCACATAATAGGCTACAAATGACatcttttgtttgatttgtattCTGGTTCACAACCTGGTTAAAAGGTTCCAGTCACAAAAGAAACTATTAAAGAGTTACCTTTTCTTGATCTACAACCATTCCACACTGAAAATCCTTCTGCA harbors:
- the LOC137136901 gene encoding macrophage mannose receptor 1-like, with the protein product MNLSLFLLILMGHCSSFTCHLYKYHFIKDGKTWDEAQKSCKEKYIDLATVFTMTDMERLLKSTQSQESAWIGLYSPPGNDNRKWHWSQPQVEFNENQTRWESGEPNDYKRNPENCALMTNNKWKDFPCTSSHNFMCYSESKHSNTKFNKINVKMTWPQAQSYCRVNHTDLISGLKQLDDVKSQLNVGNQLWIGLFRDTWRWSDGSSSSFRYWDNVSPNDLVKKQSDKKCATTVLNKAGKWSFDDCNNKKPFICYSGKVILIKQDKTWNEALNYCRKKYHDLVSITSPNIQAEVQEEAKKAKTTHLWIGLRYTCTLDLWFWVSDEPVCYDNWDLPKKTNECGHAAAMEPNGQNKWFKMDSTNKFNFICSTR